Within Tenebrio molitor chromosome 3, icTenMoli1.1, whole genome shotgun sequence, the genomic segment AGTTCAAACTTGTTGTTCCAGTGGGAAAATAAAGCCGTCAACATGTTTATAGTAGGTGCGACGGTCTCCGTAGACACTTTCTTCGTCGTTGGAGGTCTTGTGACCGTCTACACTTACCTCAAATCGATGGCTAAAGGTGTCAAATTCAACGTCTTGCTCTTCTATCTGCACCGGTACCTCCGACTCACCCCAGCTCTAGCCATAATGGCTCTCATCCACTTGTACCTAATCAATCATTTCGGAGATGGTCCTCTGTGGAAAGTCGTCGATTTTACTTTGGTGCAAACGTGTCAACGCGGCTGGTGGAGTACTTTCTTGTACATCACCAACTACGTACAACACGGCCAAGTACGTCCAATCCAGACAGTTTAGTACTAGTTCTAACTAGAAATTCTAGTGCTTGCCTCAGACCTGGTACCTCTCCGTCGACATGCAGTTGTTCGTCTTGGCCCCCATTGTTCTAATACCACTATCGCGATGGCCCAAGATTGGTCTAGGTCTGCTTGGAGTTTTGACAGTTGCCGGCGTCGTCGCACCGTTCTCGATTGGTTACGCGAAAAATCTAGGAAACATGCTCAGTGATCCGTAAGTTGGGACaactttgcaaaatttttgcagTCAAAAGCGATATTCTAGGAATTATATGAGTGAGTACTACACCCAAACCTACGCCAGATTTGGACCATACGTAATCGGAATGATTTTGGGGTACTTCCTTTACAAGATCAAGCAGGCAGAGATGAGGCTGCGGCTGCCACCGGTACAACATATTCTTCTGTTTTTGGTACGGTGTAATGTAAGATTTTTCAGATTGTTGTTTGTGCGCTGTGGTTGGTGTGTTTAACCGGTCTGGTGGCATGCGTATGGGCGGGTCATCCTTTAGTAGCCGCTGAAGAGCCAGATCGATGGGGTAACTCCATGTACTTGGCGTTCAATCGACAGTCCTGGTCTGTGGCCCTTTGCGGAGTCATCTTACTTTGTGTTTCCGGATATGGAGGACCAGTTGACGCCTTCTTGTCACTACCGATCTTCCAGTTCTTGACCAAACTGTCTTATTCGATGTACTTGGTACATTATTCGGTGATCACGGTTAGATACGCAGTCGTAAGAAatatcataaaattttcagataTTGCTCTGGTGAGTGTTGCCATGACTTGATGTGTCTTTCATAATACTGACATTTTTACAGATGCACAGTTTTTGGggtgattttattttcacctTGGTTTTGTCCTTGGTTTTGTGCTTGTCGTTTGAATCTCCCGTCATCATTTTGGAGAAACATTTAATAGAGTCTATGCAATCTCTTTTTGAAAGGCGGAAGCCGAAAGAAGATCTCGAAAAGAAACCAGAAGTGTAGTCTAGccaaattatattaatttatttgttatttttaaggtccattctaataaaataaatgttttaatctcatggaatattttcttttcccgTCGCAAAAGTGAAAAATGAGAAGTAAACGTTTAAATGGTAGAAACCTAAACATTGACCAGCTAGATCGCCCGATTTAAACCCACTAAAAATTTCATGGGACCAAATAgtacacatttaaaaaatattgtttggtattttgtaaatatgtaattctTAAACAGATacaattctgaaaataaatacatatacacaaaaaaaatacaataaaaccgtttttagaaaaaaaatattttgcagaattcTGAATGGTGTTGGCCATTTATCACTACTA encodes:
- the LOC138126664 gene encoding nose resistant to fluoxetine protein 6-like, giving the protein MASTVVLTLYSLLLTSVSCTQLTPIFRAIINEVISSDKIAAKVSSTLGDSDEASMAALQMFDASTKFPNGLVVGNFFDLGNFDECLAIKYENLYGKYCLGTLPLSSLNITSATIFADKLSMPRQPFAMHPQPRLVSLGEDYTGFHFAACVPSNWSAADIPGSLIYTEDFCYTKATERELSAGAIATIVILAVILAIMVASTLFDLFLFYTNRASPHELLVSFSVLSNGRKIFRASKNPDQLLCLNGIKAISMMWVIIGHEYSLVINSAVSNLPDAKEWENKAVNMFIVGATVSVDTFFVVGGLVTVYTYLKSMAKGVKFNVLLFYLHRYLRLTPALAIMALIHLYLINHFGDGPLWKVVDFTLVQTCQRGWWSTFLYITNYVQHGQCLPQTWYLSVDMQLFVLAPIVLIPLSRWPKIGLGLLGVLTVAGVVAPFSIGYAKNLGNMLSDPNYMSEYYTQTYARFGPYVIGMILGYFLYKIKQAEMRLRLPPIVVCALWLVCLTGLVACVWAGHPLVAAEEPDRWGNSMYLAFNRQSWSVALCGVILLCVSGYGGPVDAFLSLPIFQFLTKLSYSMYLVHYSVITVRYAVVRNIIKFSDIALMHSFWGDFIFTLVLSLVLCLSFESPVIILEKHLIESMQSLFERRKPKEDLEKKPEV